One bacterium DNA segment encodes these proteins:
- a CDS encoding DUF512 domain-containing protein, with the protein MPAIVNSIEVNSIAEELDIRQKDEIISIDGFAPKDLLDYKFQIASEAIDLHIKRQSGEEEIIEIEKDLDEDLGITFESAVFDKVIPCTNKCMFCFVDQQPCGLRESLYVKDDDYRLSYLQGTYITLTNLNKKIKDRIEQLKIGPLYVSVHTTNPELRTKMLKNPKAGNIVKELKWLNSLNIPVHAQIVLCPGINDAEELDKTLSDLAFLKSNIMSVAIVPVGITRFRPVGELTSFNSAKAKNLISQVEKFNKKLGYNLALPSDEFYILAGYDFPEYKFYNGFSQLDDGVGSSRLLINDFNTHKTKLPAALSNSLSLTIATGQIACNIMQPIVSELNKIKNLSVDLISVKSNFWGENITVSGLITGSDMIDNLLPVKHKINNLLIPSVMIRKYTNQFLDDITVQDIENQLETSVQVIENCYSTKEIIDLISLNT; encoded by the coding sequence ATGCCGGCAATAGTAAACAGTATAGAAGTAAACAGCATAGCAGAAGAACTTGATATTCGCCAGAAAGACGAAATAATCTCAATAGACGGTTTTGCACCAAAGGATTTACTGGATTACAAATTCCAAATAGCTTCCGAGGCAATAGATTTGCATATAAAAAGGCAATCAGGCGAAGAAGAAATAATAGAAATAGAAAAAGATTTGGATGAAGATTTGGGAATAACTTTCGAGTCGGCAGTTTTTGACAAAGTAATTCCCTGTACAAACAAATGTATGTTTTGCTTTGTTGATCAGCAGCCCTGCGGCCTCAGAGAAAGTTTATATGTCAAAGACGATGACTACAGGCTTTCTTACCTTCAAGGAACATATATTACACTAACAAATCTGAATAAAAAAATTAAAGATCGCATTGAACAATTAAAAATAGGACCTTTGTATGTATCTGTCCACACTACAAACCCTGAATTAAGAACAAAAATGCTCAAAAACCCTAAAGCGGGCAATATTGTAAAAGAATTAAAATGGCTAAACAGTCTTAATATACCTGTACATGCCCAAATTGTACTTTGTCCGGGTATCAATGACGCAGAAGAATTGGATAAAACCCTTTCTGACCTTGCTTTTTTAAAATCAAATATAATGTCTGTAGCAATAGTTCCTGTCGGGATAACCAGATTTCGACCTGTCGGAGAATTAACTTCTTTTAATTCGGCAAAAGCAAAAAATTTAATTTCACAGGTAGAAAAATTTAACAAAAAACTTGGTTATAATCTTGCACTGCCGTCAGATGAATTTTATATACTTGCAGGTTATGACTTTCCGGAATACAAATTCTATAACGGATTTAGCCAGCTTGATGATGGGGTTGGCTCATCCAGATTGTTGATTAATGATTTTAATACTCACAAAACAAAGCTTCCCGCTGCTTTATCTAATTCACTTTCTTTAACAATCGCAACGGGACAAATTGCCTGCAATATAATGCAGCCGATAGTCTCAGAATTAAATAAAATAAAAAATTTAAGCGTGGATTTAATTTCTGTTAAAAGTAATTTTTGGGGGGAAAACATAACTGTTTCGGGACTGATTACGGGAAGCGACATGATTGACAATTTGCTGCCGGTAAAGCATAAAATCAATAATTTATTAATTCCGTCAGTTATGATTAGAAAGTACACTAATCAGTTTCTTGATGATATTACTGTTCAAGATATAGAAAATCAGCTTGAAACCTC